One Meiothermus sp. CFH 77666 genomic region harbors:
- the deoD gene encoding purine-nucleoside phosphorylase: MTPHISAPSGAIAEAVLLPGDPLRAKYIAENFLENPVLYNQVRNMYGYTGTYKGKRVSVQGTGMGIPSASIYIHELIQFYGCKTLVRVGTAGAITEHLRLRDLVIAQAACTDSSINNLRFGGQNFAPIADFELMRRAYDHAKAKEMPVRVGNVLSTDTFYHDQPDAYRIWAQFGVLAVEMEAAGLYTLAAKFGVQALAILTISDHLITRQQTTPQERQETFNQMVEVALESL; this comes from the coding sequence ATGACGCCACACATCTCTGCTCCGTCCGGTGCCATTGCCGAGGCCGTTCTGCTCCCAGGAGACCCCCTGCGTGCCAAGTACATTGCCGAGAACTTTCTGGAAAACCCGGTGCTATACAACCAGGTTCGCAACATGTATGGCTATACCGGAACCTACAAGGGCAAACGGGTCAGTGTACAGGGCACCGGTATGGGCATTCCTTCGGCCAGCATCTACATCCACGAGCTCATTCAGTTTTACGGCTGCAAGACCCTGGTTCGGGTGGGCACGGCAGGGGCCATCACCGAACATCTGCGCCTGCGCGACCTGGTCATTGCCCAGGCAGCCTGTACCGACTCCTCCATCAACAACCTGCGCTTTGGAGGACAGAACTTTGCCCCCATCGCCGATTTTGAGCTGATGCGCCGGGCCTACGACCACGCCAAAGCCAAAGAAATGCCGGTGCGGGTGGGGAATGTGCTCTCGACCGACACTTTTTACCACGATCAGCCCGATGCCTACCGAATTTGGGCCCAGTTTGGGGTGTTGGCCGTGGAGATGGAGGCGGCGGGCCTATATACCCTGGCTGCCAAGTTTGGGGTGCAGGCCCTGGCTATTCTGACCATCAGCGACCATCTGATTACCCGCCAGCAAACCACCCCGC